In Streptomyces thermolilacinus SPC6, a single genomic region encodes these proteins:
- a CDS encoding glycosyltransferase: MRVLHVITGLGIGGAEQQLRLLLRHLPVRSAVVTLTNPGPVADALRADGVPVAHLGMRGNRDLTALPRLARLIRRGRYDIVHTHLYRACVYGRIAARLAGVRHVVATEHSLGAAQIEGRPLSSGARALYLATERLGSATVAVSDTVAHRLTDWGVRPHRVSVVPNGIDAAGLAHDPHARRTARRRLGIPTDAYVVGGVGRLVPGKRFDTLVGALAELPPDVRLLLVGDGPEQHRLRRLAAANGVDGRVVWAGAVTRDLPALLSAMDVFVSPSADEAFGLAVVEALAAGLPVRYVACPALDDLSPQEAPAARRIGGTVADVAAAVRETRAAHAAGHDTRPVPPAAYRYDIARSARQLTTLYRTLYREASDR, from the coding sequence ATGAGGGTCCTGCACGTCATCACCGGCCTCGGCATCGGCGGAGCCGAACAGCAGCTGCGGCTCCTCCTGCGCCATCTGCCGGTCCGCAGCGCCGTCGTCACCCTCACCAACCCCGGCCCCGTCGCCGACGCCCTGCGCGCCGACGGCGTCCCCGTCGCCCACCTCGGCATGCGCGGCAACCGCGACCTGACGGCGCTGCCCCGCCTGGCCCGGCTCATCCGCCGCGGCCGGTACGACATCGTCCACACGCACCTGTACCGCGCCTGCGTGTACGGCAGGATCGCCGCCCGCCTCGCCGGGGTCCGGCACGTCGTCGCGACCGAACACTCCCTGGGTGCCGCCCAGATCGAAGGCCGCCCCCTCAGCTCCGGGGCCCGCGCCCTGTACCTGGCCACGGAACGCCTCGGCAGCGCCACCGTCGCCGTCTCCGACACGGTCGCCCACCGCCTCACCGACTGGGGCGTACGGCCGCACCGCGTCAGCGTCGTCCCCAACGGCATCGACGCGGCGGGCCTCGCCCACGACCCGCACGCCCGCCGCACCGCGCGCCGACGGCTCGGCATCCCCACCGACGCGTACGTGGTCGGCGGCGTCGGCCGGCTGGTCCCCGGCAAACGGTTCGACACGCTGGTCGGCGCCCTCGCCGAGCTGCCGCCCGACGTGCGGCTCCTCCTGGTCGGCGATGGCCCCGAACAGCACCGGCTGCGGCGCCTGGCCGCGGCGAACGGCGTGGACGGCCGCGTCGTCTGGGCGGGCGCCGTGACCCGCGACCTGCCCGCGCTGCTGTCCGCGATGGACGTGTTCGTGTCGCCTTCCGCCGACGAGGCGTTCGGGCTCGCCGTCGTCGAGGCGCTCGCGGCCGGGCTGCCCGTCCGCTATGTGGCCTGCCCGGCCCTGGACGACCTGTCGCCGCAGGAGGCGCCCGCCGCCCGGCGGATCGGCGGCACCGTCGCGGACGTGGCGGCGGCGGTACGCGAGACCCGCGCCGCCCACGCGGCGGGCCACGACACGCGGCCGGTGCCCCCGGCGGCGTACCGCTACGACATCGCGCGCAGCGCGCGGCAGCTGACGACCCTCTACCGGACCCTCTACCGAGAAGCGAGTGACCGATGA
- a CDS encoding polysaccharide deacetylase family protein, translating to MLRRTPPPWIAMYHSIDTDRDDPYRVTVTPDRLDTQLRWLRARGLRGVAVRELLAAHARGDATGLVGLTFDDGYADFLHHAVPLLRRHGCTATVFALPGRLGGDNVWDPLGPRKPLLTAEGLRRCADAGMEVASHGLRHVSLPPADDAVLHDELRGSRELLHTLTGEPPAGFCYPYGHIDARVVAAVRHAGYAYACAIDPGPLSGVHALPRVHVGQRDTGLRLRAKRHLHALRRRAPADLPAAEAYAS from the coding sequence ATGCTCCGACGCACCCCGCCCCCGTGGATCGCGATGTACCACTCCATCGACACCGACAGGGATGACCCGTACCGCGTCACCGTCACCCCCGACCGGCTCGACACCCAACTGCGCTGGCTGCGCGCGCGAGGGCTGCGCGGCGTCGCCGTACGCGAACTCCTCGCCGCCCACGCGCGCGGCGACGCCACCGGGCTCGTCGGGCTGACCTTCGACGACGGGTACGCCGACTTCCTCCACCACGCCGTCCCGCTGCTGCGCCGCCACGGCTGCACCGCCACCGTCTTCGCCCTCCCCGGACGGCTCGGCGGCGACAACGTCTGGGACCCGCTGGGCCCCCGCAAGCCGCTGCTGACCGCCGAAGGGCTCCGCCGCTGCGCCGACGCCGGGATGGAGGTCGCCTCGCACGGCCTGCGGCACGTCTCCCTGCCGCCCGCCGACGACGCGGTCCTCCACGACGAACTGCGCGGCAGCCGCGAGCTGCTGCACACCCTGACCGGAGAACCGCCCGCCGGGTTCTGCTACCCGTACGGGCACATCGACGCGCGCGTGGTCGCCGCCGTGCGGCACGCCGGGTACGCGTACGCCTGCGCCATCGACCCCGGCCCGCTGAGCGGCGTCCACGCCCTGCCGCGCGTCCACGTCGGGCAGCGCGACACGGGCCTGCGGCTGCGCGCCAAGCGGCATCTGCACGCGCTGCGCCGCCGTGCCCCCGCCGACCTGCCCGCAGCGGAGGCGTACGCGTCATGA
- a CDS encoding lipid II flippase MurJ codes for MSRGTAAPAEDTRPGGPAWAPSNRFLARAALLTAALTAAGALLGLLRDQLLAHTFGAGPDTDAFLVAWTVPEFASTLLIEDAMALVLVPAFSRALALRAEAAAGPDPVLGLVRSTLPRTAAVTAAAAALVAVAAPLLVPLLAPGLPQQRLAVDCTRLTATCVLSFALAGYFSAALRAHGRYLAPAAIYVAYNTGIITAVVLLGPAWGVRAAAAGVAAGGALMALVQVPSLVRRLRRRATRTAGGSGAAATGVVLALVAPVIVFAVGRQSQVLVERFLAAPLPAGAISHLNYAQKVAQLPMVLSLMLCTVSFPVIARAIAAGDRDAARRRAERDLLLAGVVVLVGAATVIAAAPQIVGLLFQRGAFDGADTAATASVMRVYALGLLGHALVSALGRCYFSASRPLWFPAAAMGVGVAANAVLGALWVDRWGSAGIALANAAGITLTAILLLAGTGHQQVPLSARTVAGGLVRLAAAAAAATAAGRLCASWTAHPLLGAALAAAAVLTVFVLAAHALRAPLVPHLTRVALRTALPRRLPLPRRPRHAPTHPAPVDRDVPLHRHRQG; via the coding sequence GTGAGCCGGGGCACCGCCGCACCGGCGGAGGACACGCGGCCCGGCGGTCCCGCGTGGGCGCCGTCCAACCGGTTCCTCGCGCGCGCGGCGCTGCTCACCGCCGCCCTCACCGCGGCGGGTGCCCTCCTGGGGCTCCTGCGGGACCAGCTGCTGGCCCACACCTTCGGCGCCGGGCCCGACACCGACGCGTTCCTCGTCGCCTGGACCGTGCCCGAGTTCGCGTCCACGCTGCTCATCGAGGACGCCATGGCGCTGGTCCTCGTCCCCGCCTTCAGCCGCGCCCTCGCCCTCCGCGCCGAGGCCGCCGCCGGGCCCGACCCGGTGCTGGGCCTCGTACGGTCCACGCTGCCCCGCACGGCCGCCGTCACCGCCGCAGCGGCCGCGCTCGTCGCGGTCGCCGCGCCCCTCCTCGTACCGCTGCTCGCGCCGGGCCTGCCGCAGCAGCGGCTCGCCGTGGACTGCACGCGGCTCACCGCCACCTGCGTCCTGTCCTTCGCGCTCGCCGGGTACTTCAGCGCCGCGCTGCGGGCACACGGCCGGTACCTCGCCCCGGCCGCGATCTACGTCGCGTACAACACCGGCATCATCACCGCGGTCGTCCTGCTCGGCCCCGCCTGGGGCGTCCGGGCGGCGGCCGCCGGGGTCGCGGCGGGCGGGGCGCTGATGGCGCTCGTCCAGGTCCCCTCGCTGGTACGGCGGCTGCGGCGGCGCGCCACGCGCACAGCGGGTGGGAGCGGGGCGGCGGCCACGGGGGTCGTCCTCGCGCTCGTGGCGCCCGTCATCGTCTTCGCCGTCGGCCGCCAGTCGCAGGTCCTCGTCGAGCGGTTCCTCGCCGCGCCGCTGCCCGCCGGTGCCATCTCGCACCTCAACTACGCCCAGAAGGTCGCCCAGCTGCCGATGGTGCTGTCGCTGATGCTGTGCACCGTCAGCTTCCCCGTCATCGCACGGGCCATCGCGGCGGGCGACCGGGACGCCGCACGCCGCCGCGCGGAACGGGACCTGCTGCTCGCAGGAGTCGTCGTCCTCGTCGGCGCGGCCACCGTCATCGCCGCCGCCCCGCAGATCGTCGGACTCCTCTTCCAGCGAGGCGCGTTCGACGGCGCCGACACCGCCGCCACCGCCTCCGTCATGCGCGTGTACGCCCTGGGCCTCCTCGGACACGCCCTGGTCAGCGCGCTCGGCCGGTGCTACTTCTCCGCCTCCCGCCCGCTGTGGTTCCCCGCGGCCGCCATGGGCGTCGGCGTCGCCGCGAACGCCGTGCTGGGCGCGCTGTGGGTCGATCGCTGGGGCTCCGCCGGGATCGCCCTCGCCAACGCCGCCGGAATCACCCTCACGGCCATCCTGCTGCTCGCCGGAACCGGCCATCAGCAAGTGCCGCTCTCCGCCCGCACCGTCGCGGGCGGCCTCGTCCGGCTCGCCGCCGCTGCCGCCGCCGCGACCGCCGCCGGGCGGCTGTGCGCCTCCTGGACCGCCCATCCGCTGCTGGGCGCCGCCCTCGCCGCAGCGGCCGTCCTCACCGTGTTCGTCCTCGCCGCGCACGCGCTGCGGGCACCCCTCGTGCCCCACCTCACGCGCGTGGCGCTGCGCACCGCCCTCCCGCGCCGCCTCCCCCTCCCGCGAAGGCCCCGCCATGCTCCGACGCACCCCGCCCCCGTGGATCGCGATGTACCACTCCATCGACACCGACAGGGATGA
- a CDS encoding O-antigen ligase family protein, with protein MATPALPAAPAAPAVSAASAARVAYGLGLPASWAVALTRRAHLVPLLAVVALLAVPPRGALGAGGGTVADAASGLLVLWCLLRAARARVRPLSRAAAVILGLPVLGLCAATVTAQDPAAALPGLVRHLQVFVLVPAAVVLTLRDRRDLAVVAWALIGLALVQGGVGVVQYATGTGASYQGEDIRAVGTFGPTDVMGMATVVAYGIVAAVGLALGAPARSRAKAAAFVCAALLTVPLVLSFSRGAWIATVLACAAQLAATGPLRAIKAALAAGALGVVLVGGLGVGSAMVQERVASITQITAAPDRSVTDRYTMWAAAAGMWRDRPVTGVGLKGFPAHRDSHASLALSSGSDTAGAGVAFQRQPLLSPHNMYLLILAEQGLLGLAAIAGGWLALLLRGCRRLGAARRTGRRLDCALVAVGLLGWQLVDFLYADIGGPSTVLTAVVLGVAAWWALAGRGTPAGTPENRA; from the coding sequence ATGGCCACACCCGCCCTTCCCGCCGCACCCGCCGCCCCGGCCGTATCCGCCGCATCCGCCGCACGGGTCGCCTACGGGCTCGGCCTGCCCGCGTCCTGGGCCGTCGCCTTGACCCGGCGGGCGCACCTCGTACCGCTGCTCGCCGTCGTGGCGCTCCTCGCCGTGCCGCCGCGCGGCGCCCTCGGTGCCGGTGGCGGCACCGTCGCGGACGCGGCCTCCGGGCTGCTGGTCCTGTGGTGCCTCCTGCGCGCCGCCCGCGCGCGCGTACGGCCCCTCTCGCGCGCCGCGGCGGTCATCCTCGGCCTGCCCGTCCTCGGGCTGTGCGCCGCCACCGTCACCGCCCAGGACCCGGCCGCCGCCCTGCCCGGCCTCGTCCGCCACCTCCAGGTGTTCGTGCTGGTCCCGGCCGCCGTCGTGCTGACCCTGCGGGACCGGCGGGACCTCGCCGTCGTCGCCTGGGCGCTCATCGGCCTCGCCCTCGTCCAGGGCGGCGTCGGCGTCGTCCAGTACGCCACGGGGACGGGCGCCTCGTACCAGGGCGAGGACATCCGCGCGGTCGGCACGTTCGGCCCGACGGACGTGATGGGCATGGCGACCGTCGTCGCGTACGGGATCGTCGCCGCCGTCGGCCTCGCACTCGGCGCGCCCGCCCGTAGCCGCGCCAAAGCCGCCGCGTTCGTCTGCGCGGCGCTGCTGACCGTGCCGCTGGTGCTGTCGTTCAGCAGGGGCGCGTGGATCGCCACCGTGCTCGCCTGCGCGGCGCAGCTGGCGGCGACCGGCCCGCTGCGCGCCATCAAGGCGGCCCTCGCGGCGGGGGCGCTGGGCGTCGTCCTCGTCGGCGGCCTCGGCGTGGGCTCCGCCATGGTCCAGGAGCGGGTCGCCAGCATCACGCAGATCACCGCGGCGCCCGACCGGTCCGTCACCGACCGGTACACGATGTGGGCCGCCGCCGCGGGGATGTGGCGCGACCGGCCGGTCACCGGCGTCGGCCTGAAGGGCTTCCCCGCGCACCGGGACAGCCACGCGTCGCTCGCCCTGTCGTCCGGCAGCGACACGGCGGGGGCGGGTGTGGCGTTCCAGCGGCAGCCGCTGCTGTCGCCGCACAACATGTACCTGCTGATCCTCGCCGAACAGGGCCTGCTGGGCCTCGCGGCCATCGCGGGCGGCTGGCTGGCGTTGCTGCTGCGCGGCTGCCGCCGCCTCGGCGCCGCCCGCCGGACGGGCCGCCGTCTCGACTGCGCACTGGTCGCCGTGGGGCTGCTGGGCTGGCAGCTGGTCGACTTCCTGTACGCCGACATCGGCGGCCCCTCCACGGTCCTGACCGCCGTCGTGCTGGGCGTCGCGGCGTGGTGGGCGCTCGCGGGCCGCGGCACCCCGGCCGGGACGCCGGAGAACCGGGCGTGA
- a CDS encoding exopolysaccharide biosynthesis polyprenyl glycosylphosphotransferase has translation MTTESTSTSGPHTTRPAALAPQRGSAARTAAQRPPTAARAPFAAALVAADCAAVLPAAAALTAGQRSAELLLQLTVAAVALHARAGLYRPAALGAVRAGAYPTLLDEVPAIAARLAVLWCAAAALLAARSPDLALGPGALAAAYALHLASALAFRGAVHRRRRRVARDQPRAALVIGTAPAAQRLAALLHQHPECGVRPVGLVTPAERDIPQPAGAVPSGPALPVLTSPEDVQRAVIQNGVRDALLVAGEDGAPRPDHAALLRRHGCAMWLVGAPARGEAGSAPMGRHLWGHEFRLLEPPEARAGRLSKRALDIVGAGLLLLAAAPVLLLCAAAVRLSDGPGVLFRQERVGENGRLFTLLKFRTLRPEDEREAATRWSVAHDERLGAVGSFLRRTSLDELPQLWNVLRGDMSLVGPRPERPYFVERFSLLHADYAARHRMPAGLTGLAQVHGLRGDTSIEDRCRFDNHYIDHWSLWQDVRILLRTAATLIRPAGS, from the coding sequence GTGACCACGGAAAGCACCAGCACGTCCGGACCCCACACGACCCGCCCGGCCGCTCTCGCCCCGCAGCGGGGCAGCGCCGCACGGACCGCCGCACAGCGGCCCCCCACCGCCGCCCGCGCCCCGTTCGCCGCCGCGCTGGTCGCCGCCGACTGCGCCGCCGTGCTGCCCGCCGCTGCCGCCCTCACCGCCGGGCAGCGGTCCGCGGAACTGCTGCTCCAGCTCACCGTCGCCGCCGTCGCCCTCCACGCGCGCGCGGGGCTGTACCGGCCCGCCGCCCTCGGCGCCGTACGCGCGGGGGCGTATCCCACCCTCCTGGACGAAGTGCCCGCCATCGCCGCGCGCCTCGCGGTCCTGTGGTGCGCCGCCGCCGCGCTGCTCGCCGCGCGGTCGCCGGACCTGGCCCTCGGACCGGGCGCGCTGGCCGCCGCGTACGCCCTTCACCTCGCGTCCGCCCTGGCCTTCAGGGGCGCCGTCCACCGCAGGCGCCGCCGCGTCGCCCGCGACCAGCCGCGCGCCGCGCTGGTCATCGGGACAGCACCAGCCGCTCAGCGCCTCGCCGCGCTGCTGCACCAGCACCCCGAGTGCGGCGTCCGCCCGGTCGGGCTCGTCACACCGGCCGAGCGGGACATCCCGCAGCCCGCAGGGGCGGTGCCGTCCGGGCCCGCGCTGCCGGTGCTCACCTCCCCGGAGGACGTCCAGCGCGCCGTCATCCAGAACGGCGTCCGCGACGCGCTGCTCGTAGCCGGGGAGGACGGCGCGCCCCGCCCCGACCACGCGGCCCTGCTGCGCCGGCACGGCTGCGCGATGTGGCTCGTCGGCGCCCCCGCGCGCGGGGAGGCCGGTTCCGCGCCGATGGGGCGGCACCTGTGGGGGCACGAGTTCCGCCTCCTGGAGCCGCCCGAAGCGCGTGCGGGGCGGCTTTCCAAGCGCGCCCTCGACATCGTCGGCGCCGGGCTGCTGCTGCTGGCCGCCGCGCCCGTGCTGCTGCTGTGCGCCGCCGCCGTACGCCTCTCGGACGGGCCCGGTGTCCTGTTCCGGCAGGAGCGCGTCGGGGAGAACGGGCGGTTGTTCACCCTCCTGAAGTTCCGCACGCTGCGCCCCGAGGACGAACGGGAGGCCGCGACCCGCTGGAGCGTGGCCCACGACGAACGGCTCGGCGCTGTGGGGTCGTTCCTGCGCCGCACCTCGCTGGACGAGCTGCCGCAGCTGTGGAACGTGCTGCGCGGCGACATGAGCCTCGTCGGGCCGCGCCCGGAACGGCCGTACTTCGTCGAGCGGTTCAGCCTCCTGCACGCCGACTACGCCGCCCGCCACCGCATGCCGGCCGGGCTGACCGGCCTCGCGCAGGTGCACGGGCTGCGCGGGGACACCTCCATCGAGGACCGCTGCCGCTTCGACAACCACTACATCGACCACTGGTCCCTCTGGCAGGACGTGCGCATCCTGCTGCGCACCGCTGCCACGCTGATCCGCCCGGCGGGCAGCTGA
- a CDS encoding glycosyltransferase — protein sequence MRPPLTALHVVQPGDGGVARVVTDVVGAHVAQGMRVAVACPPGTPLAAAARAGGAEVHPWAARREPGRDVLAESRAVAELVALVRPHLVHAHSAKAGLAARLAVRGAVPTVYQPHAWSFEAVEGPTAVLARRWERWAARWTDRVICVSEAERRRGEQAGVCASWTVVHNGVDTGRFGPYPDGGERDAARALLLTGTPAAAPVVVCVGRLCRQKGQDLLLRAWETVHARVPHARLVLVGDGPDAAELRAAAHPSVVLAGAVADPLPWYRAADLAVLPSRWEGMALAPLEAMACGRPVLLTDVDGARESLPPGHAAHCLVPPGDADALAAALVRLLRRPILRQTLGRQAHQHVHARFDVRRAGAAIADVYREVATAPRHRPLREPIAQ from the coding sequence GTGCGTCCTCCCCTCACCGCACTGCACGTCGTCCAGCCGGGGGACGGCGGGGTGGCCAGGGTGGTCACCGATGTGGTCGGCGCCCATGTGGCGCAGGGCATGCGCGTCGCCGTCGCCTGCCCGCCCGGCACGCCGCTCGCCGCCGCGGCCCGCGCGGGCGGGGCCGAGGTGCACCCGTGGGCGGCCCGCCGCGAACCGGGGCGTGACGTCCTCGCGGAGAGCCGCGCCGTCGCCGAACTGGTCGCGCTCGTACGGCCCCACCTCGTCCACGCGCACAGCGCCAAGGCGGGGCTCGCCGCCCGCCTGGCCGTACGCGGCGCCGTCCCGACCGTCTACCAGCCGCACGCCTGGTCGTTCGAGGCCGTGGAGGGTCCCACCGCCGTCCTGGCCCGCCGCTGGGAGCGGTGGGCCGCCCGCTGGACCGACCGCGTCATCTGCGTCAGCGAGGCCGAACGCCGCCGCGGTGAACAGGCCGGGGTGTGCGCCTCCTGGACGGTCGTCCACAACGGCGTGGACACCGGCCGGTTCGGCCCGTACCCGGACGGCGGCGAACGGGACGCCGCCCGCGCCCTGCTGCTCACCGGGACGCCCGCCGCCGCGCCCGTCGTCGTGTGCGTGGGCCGGCTCTGCCGCCAGAAGGGGCAGGACCTGCTGCTGCGCGCCTGGGAGACCGTCCACGCGCGCGTGCCGCACGCCCGGCTCGTCCTCGTCGGCGACGGCCCGGACGCCGCCGAACTGCGCGCCGCCGCCCACCCGTCCGTCGTTCTCGCCGGGGCCGTCGCAGACCCGCTGCCCTGGTACCGGGCCGCCGACCTCGCCGTCCTGCCCTCCCGCTGGGAGGGCATGGCGCTCGCCCCGCTGGAGGCCATGGCGTGCGGCAGGCCGGTCCTCCTCACCGACGTGGACGGCGCCCGCGAGAGCCTGCCGCCCGGACACGCCGCGCACTGCCTCGTACCGCCGGGCGACGCCGACGCGCTGGCAGCGGCGCTCGTACGGCTCCTGCGGCGGCCCATCCTCCGGCAGACCCTGGGCCGCCAGGCGCACCAGCACGTCCACGCCCGCTTCGACGTACGCCGCGCGGGCGCCGCCATCGCCGACGTGTACCGCGAGGTGGCCACCGCCCCGCGCCACCGCCCGCTCAGAGAGCCGATCGCCCAGTGA
- a CDS encoding chaplin, which yields MSRIAKAAVLTTAVAASVAGAAGVANADASANGAAVGSPGVLSGNVVQVPVHIPINLCGNTVDIIGLLNPTFGNVCIND from the coding sequence ATGTCCCGTATCGCGAAGGCTGCCGTCCTGACCACCGCCGTAGCCGCGTCCGTGGCGGGCGCCGCCGGCGTCGCGAACGCCGACGCCAGCGCAAACGGCGCTGCCGTGGGCTCCCCGGGCGTCCTCTCCGGCAACGTCGTCCAGGTCCCGGTCCACATCCCGATCAACCTGTGCGGCAACACGGTCGACATCATCGGCCTGCTGAACCCGACCTTCGGCAACGTCTGCATCAACGACTGA
- a CDS encoding chaplin, which translates to MSRIAKAAVVIAGTSAVVLSGAGLAVADAGADAVAANSPGVASGNILQIPVHIPVNICGNTINVVGLLNPAFGNTCANISKDHKDHKGHEGHKNNGEHGYGS; encoded by the coding sequence ATGTCTCGCATCGCGAAGGCTGCCGTCGTCATCGCCGGCACGAGCGCTGTCGTCCTGAGCGGGGCCGGCCTGGCCGTCGCCGACGCGGGGGCCGACGCCGTCGCCGCCAACTCCCCCGGTGTCGCCTCGGGCAACATCCTCCAGATCCCGGTCCACATCCCGGTCAACATCTGCGGCAACACCATCAACGTCGTCGGCCTGCTGAACCCGGCCTTCGGCAACACCTGCGCCAACATCAGCAAGGACCACAAGGACCACAAGGGTCACGAGGGCCACAAGAACAACGGCGAGCACGGCTACGGCAGCTGA
- a CDS encoding tyrosinase family protein, translating into MAYTRKDQRDLTKAERRRFVAAVLELKRSGRYDDYVRTHVKYYNADGETGLRTAHMAPSFLPWHRQYLLDFERDLREIDRTVTVPYWDWTRDHSPVGPLWGEDFMGGNGRRGDLQVTTGPFAYRTGNWPITVGVTENRFLTRDFGHPKDPVELPTRAELAWATGETSYDVSPWNSTSEGGFRNRLEGWTRGTGSARLRNHNKVHRWVGGLMLGAASVNDPVFWLHHAFVDAVWSRWQSRNPGAHYQPASPPLPGTAQFGRVVSRDEPMPPWTVTPAQMEDHSRLYRYA; encoded by the coding sequence GTGGCGTACACGCGTAAGGACCAGCGGGACCTCACGAAGGCGGAGCGGCGAAGGTTCGTCGCGGCCGTGCTGGAGCTGAAGCGGAGCGGCCGGTACGACGACTACGTCCGCACCCATGTGAAGTACTACAACGCCGACGGTGAGACGGGCCTGCGGACCGCCCACATGGCGCCGTCGTTCCTGCCGTGGCACCGGCAGTACCTGCTGGACTTCGAGCGGGACCTGCGGGAGATCGACCGCACGGTGACCGTGCCGTACTGGGACTGGACACGGGACCACAGCCCCGTCGGGCCGCTGTGGGGCGAGGACTTCATGGGCGGCAACGGGCGGCGTGGCGACCTCCAGGTGACGACCGGCCCGTTCGCGTACCGCACGGGCAACTGGCCGATCACCGTGGGCGTCACCGAGAACCGCTTCCTTACCCGAGACTTCGGCCACCCCAAGGACCCGGTCGAGCTGCCGACCCGCGCCGAGCTGGCATGGGCGACGGGGGAGACCTCGTACGACGTGTCGCCCTGGAACTCCACCAGCGAGGGCGGCTTCCGCAACCGACTGGAGGGCTGGACGCGCGGCACCGGCAGTGCCCGGCTCCGCAACCACAACAAGGTGCACCGCTGGGTGGGCGGCCTCATGCTGGGCGCCGCGTCGGTCAACGACCCGGTGTTCTGGCTGCACCACGCCTTCGTGGACGCCGTGTGGTCCCGCTGGCAGAGCCGCAACCCGGGGGCCCACTACCAGCCCGCGTCGCCGCCGCTGCCGGGCACGGCGCAGTTCGGGCGCGTCGTGTCCCGCGACGAGCCGATGCCGCCGTGGACCGTGACCCCGGCGCAGATGGAGGACCACAGCCGCCTGTACCGGTACGCCTGA
- a CDS encoding tyrosinase family oxidase copper chaperone yields the protein MTANGTQPSVTDRLRRRGFVRRGVLRTLFTAAVAALTGGALARVAAAPPDGGARTPEGGSYARGGHDPAPGGAAHARVEGAFDEMYRGRRIQGRPVEASSAGGFEVLVDGRELHLMRCADGGYLTLVNHYEAYPTPLAATRAAVDELGGARLAAHGVEHGSAVRREGGHRGVHA from the coding sequence ATGACCGCCAACGGAACGCAGCCATCCGTCACCGACCGGCTCCGCCGCAGGGGCTTTGTCCGCCGAGGTGTCCTGCGCACGCTGTTCACGGCCGCCGTCGCCGCCCTCACCGGCGGCGCCCTCGCCCGGGTGGCCGCCGCCCCGCCCGACGGCGGAGCCCGCACGCCCGAAGGCGGCTCCTACGCGCGCGGAGGGCACGATCCCGCTCCTGGCGGCGCCGCCCACGCGCGCGTAGAGGGCGCGTTCGACGAGATGTACCGGGGGCGACGCATCCAGGGCCGTCCGGTCGAGGCGTCGTCTGCGGGCGGGTTCGAGGTGCTGGTGGACGGGCGTGAGCTGCATCTGATGCGGTGCGCCGACGGCGGCTATCTGACCCTGGTCAACCACTACGAGGCATATCCGACGCCGCTCGCCGCCACCCGCGCGGCCGTCGACGAGCTGGGCGGTGCACGGCTGGCGGCGCACGGCGTCGAGCACGGCTCCGCTGTGCGGCGAGAAGGGGGCCACCGTGGCGTACACGCGTAA
- a CDS encoding DUF5949 family protein — protein MTSSTAVFADSRRSPLGTLTVIPWCSEPTADDPGEPLLMVYSLGDGRDGPEAGQLAMRAQLEQLGLSIGTLLVDLSSDRRFDASLLVEAERAVLSLPFMRAQCPVPPEWQHAAHTKGQVYLILAVRPWPQAVPGRAVPPEELRAFVSGEGFLEGSAHCLVPVLRVRT, from the coding sequence ATGACCTCTTCCACCGCCGTATTCGCGGACAGCCGGCGCTCCCCGCTGGGCACGCTCACCGTCATCCCCTGGTGCAGCGAGCCGACCGCCGACGACCCGGGCGAGCCGCTGCTGATGGTGTACTCGCTCGGCGACGGCCGGGACGGCCCGGAGGCCGGTCAGCTGGCGATGCGCGCACAGCTGGAGCAGCTGGGCCTGTCCATCGGCACCCTCCTCGTGGACTTGAGCAGCGACCGCCGTTTCGACGCCTCGCTGCTGGTGGAAGCAGAGCGGGCCGTCCTCTCGCTGCCGTTCATGCGCGCGCAGTGCCCCGTCCCGCCGGAGTGGCAGCACGCCGCACACACGAAGGGGCAGGTGTACCTGATCCTCGCGGTCCGTCCATGGCCGCAGGCCGTACCGGGCCGGGCGGTCCCGCCGGAGGAGCTGCGCGCCTTCGTGTCCGGCGAGGGGTTCCTGGAGGGCAGCGCCCACTGCCTGGTCCCCGTTCTGCGCGTGCGCACCTGA